The Cenarchaeum symbiont of Oopsacas minuta genome has a window encoding:
- a CDS encoding HNH nuclease domain-containing protein, whose amino-acid sequence MAREIRKSDYTQDEVNNLKNKLCWCGKPRSEFEKYQRVYCSSSHATEWFNRTMPWSVYRDKVLEERGEKCVKCGVTSESAKTRYAKALKKYLKDVKTDKEFMQRVEREQLKEIQEIDERYKRVLDIDKFILENMPYSMEGSSKFPRPNSNELYPAYEVDHIKAVALGGDSWNKENLQILCSSCHKVKTKLDMTLIKNNRKPQTVLGGHKK is encoded by the coding sequence ATGGCACGTGAAATTAGAAAAAGCGATTATACTCAAGACGAAGTAAATAATTTAAAAAATAAACTATGTTGGTGTGGCAAACCTAGATCAGAATTTGAAAAATATCAGCGTGTATATTGCTCATCATCTCATGCTACTGAATGGTTTAATCGCACTATGCCTTGGTCAGTTTACAGAGATAAAGTATTGGAAGAAAGAGGCGAAAAATGTGTAAAATGTGGCGTGACGTCAGAATCAGCAAAAACACGATATGCAAAAGCGCTAAAAAAATATCTTAAAGACGTAAAAACTGATAAAGAATTTATGCAGCGAGTAGAACGAGAACAATTAAAGGAGATCCAAGAAATCGATGAACGATATAAGAGAGTTTTAGACATTGACAAGTTTATTCTAGAAAATATGCCTTACAGTATGGAAGGGAGCTCTAAATTTCCAAGACCAAATAGCAACGAACTCTATCCAGCATACGAAGTTGATCACATTAAAGCCGTAGCACTCGGTGGCGATTCATGGAATAAAGAAAATCTACAAATATTATGTAGTTCGTGCCATAAAGTAAAAACAAAGTTAGACATGACGTTAATTAAAAATAACAGGAAACCCCAAACCGTGCTTGGAGGACATAAAAAATGA
- a CDS encoding methyltransferase — MTVYTDLKKCRKKYNIIYADVPWDYRHKGNNSAATDHYNVPGIAQILDLPVKKISSENCILFLWCTWPFYKEALDVMEAWGFEYKTCAFVWKKTYLNGRDKTGMGFWTRPIQNTYYLAQLQKTNFVEKVQMCLNYTVPFLNVILKNQIRSELAYCN; from the coding sequence TTGACTGTCTATACTGATTTGAAAAAATGTAGAAAGAAATACAACATAATCTATGCTGACGTGCCATGGGATTACAGACATAAAGGCAATAACAGTGCAGCTACAGATCACTATAATGTTCCAGGAATAGCCCAAATACTCGACTTACCTGTCAAGAAAATATCATCTGAAAATTGCATCTTGTTCTTATGGTGTACATGGCCGTTCTATAAAGAAGCGCTCGACGTCATGGAAGCATGGGGTTTTGAATACAAAACTTGTGCATTTGTTTGGAAGAAAACGTATCTTAACGGCAGAGACAAAACAGGTATGGGATTTTGGACTAGGCCAATACAGAATACGTATTACTTGGCACAACTCCAAAAAACAAACTTCGTAGAAAAAGTGCAAATGTGCCTCAATTATACAGTTCCGTTCCTAAACGTCATTCTGAAAAACCAAATACGATCAGAACTCGCATACTGCAACTAA
- a CDS encoding ATPase: MSKTLSARVLDIANKVEITNIDDENKTISTILKKPNDDVVLLIQRVGFMAIPMIKSSIIEVVREKQILANPSEYANKVDVENMITNGMAEDEAIIQSAKQYYSVELIDKTFYKNYEILLDFEADFFHHIKLKNISIDEHKRHVIEFDALLVGVDPHKEQTAYKLSVCFSPNYIRYRKGTPDGITQDETKATFEIYNHDFDEDMYKLLMPIETTDSQNCLFEDLPENQQSTVSYRFAGKFYTRYYTGKFMPGDNVRIVGVMRHTRQSKTRKGHSTQMETWIDVIHVKKIQDDTRPPLSSTELESYKKRALADPDQWARDVCDSIAPQIHGNNLAKEGIVYTVLEGNDMGGQRPNILLYIVGDPQTGKSTLASNLPKILPKCLFQNGPAASARGLEYSLDDKRRVLTAGPLILNRLLILDEFDKVRESLYGDISATIEQQLATYAKGGHSISKKINCSMICLGNFTGISFDPELSPVDQFGIPAMTLSRFRIVRAENKLEDSEDRIRYIMKTASGNYEPQGKISLEKLGGIFLAQREARPTIPESSSAIIHKFHSTCEKIGSVKGNLTVGPRQLQDIMRFAKARAKLLFLDEVDERCIMDVINWFKECDRSIGIDTDTGTLSGIPPQTDKVSKDVAFWKLFSECHDLAQNAVSEVYLCTQMEKSDNWLTMNEARSYLNKMKNVTNEIYEPISGWLRRVN, from the coding sequence ATGAGTAAGACATTATCTGCAAGAGTGCTTGATATAGCCAATAAAGTCGAAATAACGAACATAGATGATGAAAACAAGACGATATCGACTATACTCAAAAAGCCTAATGATGATGTTGTATTACTCATACAACGGGTCGGTTTTATGGCAATTCCCATGATCAAAAGCAGTATTATCGAAGTAGTACGGGAAAAGCAGATACTAGCTAACCCAAGCGAATATGCAAACAAAGTCGACGTTGAAAATATGATTACAAATGGAATGGCAGAGGACGAGGCAATAATCCAATCAGCAAAACAATATTATTCTGTCGAGTTAATAGACAAGACTTTTTACAAAAACTATGAAATATTGTTAGATTTTGAGGCTGATTTCTTCCACCATATCAAACTCAAAAACATTAGCATAGATGAGCATAAACGACACGTGATCGAGTTTGACGCCCTCCTAGTTGGCGTGGACCCACATAAAGAACAAACTGCATACAAACTAAGCGTATGCTTTAGTCCAAACTACATACGTTATAGAAAAGGCACGCCAGATGGAATAACACAAGATGAAACCAAAGCTACTTTTGAAATCTATAATCATGATTTTGACGAGGATATGTACAAATTGTTAATGCCAATAGAAACAACAGATTCGCAGAATTGCCTTTTTGAAGATTTACCAGAAAATCAGCAAAGCACGGTCTCTTACCGTTTTGCAGGCAAGTTCTATACAAGATATTACACAGGCAAATTCATGCCAGGCGATAATGTTCGCATAGTCGGTGTAATGCGTCACACGAGGCAATCCAAAACACGAAAAGGTCATAGCACGCAAATGGAAACTTGGATCGACGTCATACATGTTAAAAAAATACAAGATGATACAAGACCTCCTTTGAGCTCAACCGAACTAGAATCATACAAAAAACGAGCTCTTGCAGACCCTGACCAATGGGCAAGAGACGTATGTGATTCAATAGCACCTCAAATACACGGTAACAATCTAGCCAAAGAGGGAATAGTCTATACTGTTTTAGAGGGTAATGACATGGGCGGACAGCGTCCAAACATACTTTTGTACATAGTAGGCGATCCACAAACAGGTAAATCGACCCTAGCTTCAAACTTACCTAAAATCCTACCAAAATGCCTTTTTCAAAACGGACCAGCTGCCTCTGCAAGAGGATTAGAATATTCGTTGGACGATAAAAGACGTGTCTTGACTGCTGGACCGCTGATCTTAAATCGACTACTCATACTTGACGAATTTGACAAAGTCCGTGAGAGTCTATACGGGGACATTTCAGCTACAATAGAACAGCAGTTAGCTACATACGCTAAAGGAGGTCATAGCATTTCTAAAAAAATAAACTGTTCAATGATCTGTTTAGGTAATTTTACAGGTATATCATTTGATCCTGAATTATCGCCTGTTGATCAATTTGGTATACCAGCCATGACACTTTCTAGATTCAGAATTGTGAGGGCTGAAAATAAACTAGAGGACTCTGAGGATCGCATACGATATATAATGAAAACAGCGTCTGGCAATTACGAACCGCAAGGTAAAATATCATTAGAAAAACTAGGTGGTATTTTTTTAGCTCAACGAGAGGCACGCCCAACAATCCCTGAGAGTTCTAGTGCAATAATACATAAATTCCATTCAACCTGTGAAAAAATAGGAAGTGTCAAAGGCAATTTAACCGTAGGTCCTCGACAGCTTCAAGACATTATGAGATTTGCCAAAGCAAGGGCAAAGTTGTTATTTCTAGACGAGGTTGACGAAAGGTGCATTATGGACGTAATAAATTGGTTCAAAGAATGCGACAGATCCATCGGTATAGACACAGACACAGGCACTCTTTCAGGCATTCCACCTCAAACCGATAAAGTAAGTAAAGACGTTGCATTTTGGAAATTGTTCAGCGAATGCCATGATCTAGCTCAAAATGCAGTTAGCGAGGTATACTTGTGTACCCAAATGGAAAAAAGCGACAACTGGCTTACAATGAATGAGGCAAGATCATATTTGAATAAAATGAAAAACGTAACAAATGAGATTTACGAACCTATTAGTGGTTGGTTGAGGAGGGTAAACTAA
- a CDS encoding proliferating cell nuclear antigen (pcna), producing MKLILERDRLLKYAKLFQHVSEEGLFTVSEQSLTLRTIDPAHVTLLTLDIKPVGKDEVYECGKNMNNFGLRSDDLVQIISKFPSGSLVSMTLTNKSLIKIKCSGSCYQLKTVEIVHIDLPTPSIKGGKGSIQVEQSEFLTLLEQALIIDFNAKFQIGKKGIVLSCRSDKGEYTSRPIGDVVKEGPVSGVYSLEYLIPLVKEMRDFSMKFSNKTPLYVISNDKAVQIYLAPRTET from the coding sequence ATGAAACTGATTTTAGAGCGTGACAGGCTCTTAAAATACGCAAAGTTGTTCCAGCACGTATCAGAAGAGGGATTATTTACAGTATCTGAACAAAGCCTCACTTTACGCACGATCGACCCAGCTCATGTTACGCTCCTGACACTTGACATAAAACCTGTCGGTAAAGATGAGGTTTACGAGTGCGGTAAGAACATGAATAATTTCGGGCTACGATCTGATGATCTAGTGCAGATTATCTCAAAATTTCCAAGTGGTAGCCTTGTAAGTATGACTTTAACCAATAAATCCCTCATCAAGATAAAGTGTTCTGGCTCATGTTATCAACTAAAAACAGTTGAAATTGTGCATATCGACCTGCCGACCCCATCAATCAAGGGCGGTAAAGGTTCTATACAAGTAGAACAAAGTGAGTTTTTAACCCTCTTGGAACAGGCTCTCATAATCGACTTTAATGCAAAATTCCAAATAGGAAAGAAAGGCATTGTCCTCTCCTGCAGAAGCGATAAGGGTGAATATACTTCAAGACCTATTGGCGACGTGGTTAAAGAGGGTCCAGTATCTGGTGTTTACTCCCTTGAGTACCTAATCCCACTAGTTAAAGAAATGAGGGATTTTAGTATGAAATTTAGCAACAAAACGCCACTATACGTCATATCTAATGACAAAGCAGTCCAGATATACCTTGCACCAAGGACGGAAACATAA